From one Plasmodium yoelii strain 17X genome assembly, chromosome: 12 genomic stretch:
- a CDS encoding ubiquitin carboxyl-terminal hydrolase 14, putative, which yields MIKMTIVKVTVKWKTNIYNDLELNINEPVALFKEQLWKLTAVPPEKQKLMYKGLIKDDTNLQTLNIKNNDKIMLVGSSESLAEKPDKITFLEDLSKEDKEKLNQNKNIIFEDQGIVNLGNTCYFNAVLQFLTSFNDLGEFLSNIKKTQNIGFRSNKDILFDSYIHFSKTFGKSSEPYVPLELLKAFRDVFPKFKTINVRTKQYAQQDAEECMNAILTSLNDHTESKIIDKLFSFKIIGKIKCVEQEETQKKENSQKKENSQEKEQFELTEEKHNKLICYMGTQSTPVNNLHEGIRLSLIEKIKKKKNENDKEDTLYEKKSEIDSLPPYLIIHFLRFESKRIVDTSNTVSVVTAKICRKVSFPENFDIYDFCSDNVKADLKIARNITMNRKDIKTSIIQENTNEDNKSSDNLINQDDKKIEFVEIPNGEYELISVITHKGRNEESGHYIAWKKMRNCINKDSEYDNNGPRTKKNKSNNEPTWFKMDDDKVSLHNFSSLDLFGGCSDYNTAVLLLYKRKTLSCTQDEINKYST from the exons atgataaaaatgaCGATAGTTAAGGTAACTGTCAAATGGAAAacgaatatttataatgatCTTGAGCTCAATATAAATGAGCCAGTAGCATTGTTTAAAGAGCAGTTATG GAAATTAACTGCCGTACCACcagaaaaacaaaaactaATGTACAAAGGATTAATAAAAGATGATACCAATTTGCAaacattaaatataaaaaataatgacaaaataatgtTAGTAGGATCATCAGAATCATTGGCTGAAAAACCTGATAAAATTACATTTTTAGAAGATTTATCAAAAgaagataaagaaaaattaaatcaaaataaaaatattatttttgaagATCAAGGTATAGTAAATTTAGGAAATACTTGTTATTTTAATGCAGTTTTGCAATTTTTGACTTCTTTTAATGATTTAGGAGAATTCCTaagtaatataaaaaaaacacaaaatatTGGGTTCAGatcaaataaagatattTTATTCGATtcttatatacatttttctAAAACTTTTGGAAAATCATCTGAGCCTTATGTTCCattagaattattaaaagcCTTTAGAGATGTTTTCCCAAAATTTAAAACTATTAATGTAAGAACAAAACAATATGCACAACAAGATGCAGAAGAATGCATGAATGCGATTCTAACATCATTAAATGATCATACAGAATCAAAAATTATTGATAAACTTTTctcatttaaaataattggaaaaattaaatgtgTAGAACAAGAagaaacacaaaaaaaagaaaactcgcaaaaaaaagaaaattcgCAAGAAAAAGAACAATTTGAATTAACAGAagaaaaacataataaaCTAATTTGTTATATGGGAACACAAAGTACCCCAGTAAATAATCTTCATGAAGGTATTAGATTATcattaatagaaaaaattaaaaaaaaaaaaaatgaaaatgataaagaagatacattatatgaaaaaaaatcagAAATAGATTCATTACCTCCttatttaattatacattttttacgATTTGAATCAAAACGAATTGTAGATACAAGTAATACAGTTTCTGTTGTTACTGCCAAAATATGTAGAAAAGTTTCCTTTCCAgaaaattttgatatatatgatttttgTTCTGATAATGTAAAAGCTGATTTAAAAATTGCTAGAAATATTACAATGAATCGAAAAGATATTAAAACATCTATTATTCAAGAAAACACAAATGAAGACAATAAATCTTCTGACAATTTGATTAACcaagatgataaaaaaatagaatttGTTGAAATTCCAAATGGAGAATATGAACTAATTTCAGTTATTACACATAAAGGAAGAAATGAAGAAAGTGGTCATTATATTGCatggaaaaaaatgagaaattgtataaataaagattcagaatatgataataatggtCCTagaactaaaaaaaataaaagtaataatGAACCAACATGGTTTAAAATGGATGATGATAAAGTGAGTCTTCACAATTTTTCTTCTCTTGATTTATTTGGAGGATGCAGTGATTATAACACCGCTGTTTTGTTATTATACAAAAGGAAAACACTATCTTGTACTCAAGatgaaataaacaaatattcTACGTGA
- a CDS encoding transmembrane emp24 domain-containing protein, putative → MKGIILIRYLLFIIYLNYLYVQAAYFYVKEGAEKCFVENVSKSVIIVASYDNYGTKELKCLINVKDKNGLVLYTHDTSQMSKGKISYMTKSSGLHYICILCPSNNWFKDSSIKWNLSIEVGGIDIDMNDTAKKSEISETLNTLKNLKKKFNSMKTHHAHQKVIADNMHEHNKNVHKSMIYCYIIEIIILIIITGYSIMHLKNYFKANKLM, encoded by the exons ATGAAAGGAATAATATTGATtagatatttattatttataatatatttaaattatttatatgtccAGGCcgcatatttttatgtaaaagAAGGTGCTGAAAAATGCTTTGTTGAGAATGTTTCAAAAAGTGTTATTATAGTAGCATCCTATGACAATTATGGAACTAAAG aACTCAAATGCTTAATTAATGTGAAAGATAAAAATGGGCTTGTTTTGTATACTCATGATACATCACAAATGAGTAAAg gCAAAATATCTTATATGACAAAATCAAGTGGGTTAcattatatttgtattttatgcCCTTCAAATAACTGGTTTAAAGACAGCTCTATAAAATGGAATCTTTCAATTGAGGTTGGTGGGATAGATATTGATATGAATGATACTGCAAAAAAATCAGAAATAAGTGAAACATTAAatactttaaaaaatttaaaaaaaaaatttaattctATGAAAACACACCATGCCCATCAAAAAGTTATA gcGGACAATATGCATGAACATAACAAAAATGTTCACAAAAGTATGATCTATTGTTACATTatagaaattattattttaataataataacaggGTATTCTATAatgcatttaaaaaattattttaaggCAAACAAATTAATGTGA
- a CDS encoding ubiquitin-conjugating enzyme E2 N, putative — MSIPRRIIKETQNLANEPPPGIVAAPVPENYRHFDIVINGPEGTPYEGGSYKLELFLPEQYPMEPPKVRFLTKIYHPNIDKLGRICLDILKDKWSPALQIRTVLLSIQALLSSPEPDDPLDSKVADHFKQDKKDAENVAREWNRMYANSAI; from the exons ATGTCAATACCAAGAAGAATAATAAAGGAAACGCAAAACTTAGCAAATGAGCCac cCCCAGGTATTGTTGCTGCACCCGTTCCCGAAAATTATAGGCATTTTGATATTGTAATAAATGGACCAGAAGGAACCCCATATGAAG GTGGCTCCTATAAATTAGAACTTTTTTTACCTGAACAATATCCTATGGAACCACCAAAAGTTCgatttttaacaaaaatatatcacCCCAACATT GATAAATTAGGAAGAATATGTttagatatattaaaagataaatGGAGCCCAGCATTACAAATAAGAACCGTTTTGCTAAGTATACAAGCTTTATTATCATCACCTGAACCCGATGATCCATTAGATTCAAAGGTTGCAGATCATTTTAAACAAGATAAAAAAGATGCTGAAAATGTTGCAAGAGAATGGAATAGAATGTATGCCAATAGTGccatataa
- a CDS encoding DNA replication licensing factor MCM3, putative, with product MENLSIQKSVSPSRRSDFRAYNNSLINYTLMDSSINNSSILDNSMRLDKENKEKKLQKLNDNIISEYESGRQSVVFTQQKYKQLLDGFLLFVQTNKYIHQKITELRADATEEYNKMVDKNIPNIIIHQRLICNINNFQTGNEQFELLAKCLIKEPYLALPAYQAAIKELWKSQDSKIDIECPKIGISGWLGRHHVTPRGLQSSMINKLVAVEGVVNKCSTVQPKLVQSVYIGEAVHDINADVRSEEKTVHLRPHYDITDFDKTAKDSGRPPASDPEGKIMHRHEIGLCKYKNHQKFVIQETPEDAPTGQMPRWVEVIVEDDLCDIVKCGDRVRVWGVYRASCGQANSTNSGLGRSFLIANNVLVKNKETYDTNLFISEADKKNFHAFAKKQNTIDILGYSFAPSICGQDIVKKGIVLMLAGGTERALPSHHIRGDIHIMLVGDPSCGKSQLLRYVMSIMPGTVSATGRGSSGVGLTAAIVTDQDTGERVVEGGAMVMGDRRVVCIDEFDKMQQTDRVAIHEVMEQQTVTVAKAGIHTTLNARCTVLAAANPLYGCWNDSLDMGQQLQFEPSLLSRFDLIFLVRDSTTEQDDERIAESVLRNVTEKAKPILNENRNSQKNFVIQADSYDINQKAQHISIYNDREVNNNNNNDTNNAQDNEEFETPIFANRDEMIYYDKNGIEHEILTVPFFKKYLHYVKNVFYNEKQRTDGWKPYPEVSDEACEVITELYADLREKAAKYSHNKIIQGVTPRTLEAIIRIASSHAKLKLNRYVTSVDVNYAKKLLMYTLFGEEIVESEDESEDDEEEDYDDDDDDDEEYLHKPQNKKNKTKSKKRTAEKQTTSRKKKKTSKSADNQDNDNPMLDDQQPPSAKATPLDVKEIERLIVENVTLNDPGDGLRDEALLDLIILGNKDKMPQLAKLDISTLRKIINSLNEMDGAPIYYVKKDKIVYKC from the exons ATGGAAAATCTAAGCATTCAAAAAAGTGTTTCTCCATCAAGGAGATCAGATTTTAGGGCTTATAACAATTCACTAATAAATTACACATTAATGGATTCATCTATTAATAATTCCTCAATTTTAGATAATTCTATGAGGTtagataaagaaaataaagaaaaaaagcttcaaaaattaaatgacAATATTATTAGTGAATATGAATCAGGAAGGCAAAGTGTTGTTTTTAcacaacaaaaatataaacaattgTTAGATGGgttcttattatttgtacaaacaaataaatatatacatcaAAAAATAACAGAATTAAGAGCTGATGCTACagaagaatataataaaatggtagataaaaatatacctaacataataatacatcaaagattaatatgtaatattaataattttcaaaCTGGTAATGAACAATTTGAATTATTAGCTAAATGCTTAATAAAAGAACCATATTTAGCATTACCTGCTTATCAAGCTGCTATAAAAGAATTATGGAAATCTCAAGATAGTAAAATAGATATAGAATGCCCAAAAATTGGTATATCTGGATGGTTAGGTAGACATCATGTAACTCCAAGAGGATTGCAAAGTTCAATGATTAATAAATTAGTTGCAGTCGAAGGTGTAGTAAATAAATGTTCAACAGTTCAACCTAAATTAGTACAATCTGTTTATATTGGTGAAGCTGTACATGATATAAATGCAGATGTTAGAAGTGAAGAAAAAACTGTTCATTTAAGACCACATTATGATATAACTGATTTTGATAAAACAGCTAAAGATTCTGGAAGACCTCCAGCTTCAGATCCAGAAGGAAAAATTATGCATAGACATGAAATAGgtttatgtaaatataaaaatcatcAAAAATTTGTTATTCAAGAAACACCCGAAGATGCACCAACTGGTCAAATGCCAAGATGGGTAGAAGTCATAGTAGAAGATGATTTATGTGATATTGTAAAATGTGGAGATCGAGTTAGAGTATGGGGAGTTTATAGAGCTAGCTGTGGTCAAGCCAATAGTACTAATAGTGGTTTAGGTAGATCATTTTTAATAGCTAATAATGTTCtagttaaaaataaagaaacatatgatactaatttattcatttctgaagccgataaaaaaaatttccatGCATTTgctaaaaaacaaaatactATAGATATATTAGGTTATTCTTTTGCTCCTTCTATATGTGGTCAAGATATTGTAAAAAAAGGAATTGTATTAATGTTAGCTGGAGGAACAGAACGTGCATTACCTTCTCATCATATAAGAGGTGATATACATATCATGTTAGTAGGCGACCCAAGTTGTGGTAAATCACAATTATTACGTTATGTTATGAGTATTATGCCAGGTACTGTTTCAGCAACAGGTAGAGGCTCATCTGGTGTTGGTTTAACAGCAGCTATTGTTACAGATCAAGATACTGGTGAACGTGTTGTTGAAGGAGGTGCTATGGTTATGGGTGATAGAAGAGTTGTATGTATAGATGAATTTGATAAAATGCAACAAACTGATAGAGTAGCTATTCATGAAGTTATGGAACAACAAACAGTTACTGTTGCTAAGGCTGGTATACATACTACACTAAATGCTAGATGTACAGTTTTAGCAGCAGCTAACCCATTATATGGTTGTTGGAATGATTCACTTGATATGGGACAACAGTTACAATTTGAACCATCTTTACTTTCTCGTTTTGACCTAATATTCTTAGTTAGAGATAGTACTACAGAACAAGATGATGAACGAATTGCAGAATCTGTTTTAAGAAATGTTACAGAAAAAGCTAAACCaattttaaatgaaaatagaAATAGCCAAAAAAATTTTGTTATACAAGCAGATAGCTATGATATTAATCAGAAGGCTCAACATAttagtatatataatgatagagaagtaaataataataataataatgatactAATAATGCACAAGATAATGAAGAATTTGAAACACCTATATTTGCAAACAGAGATGAAATGAtttattatgataaaaatggtatAGAACATGAAATATTAACAGTccctttttttaaaaaatatttacattatgttaaaaatgtattttataatgaaaaacAAAGAACTGATGGATGGAAACCATATCCTGAAGTTAGTGATGAAGCATGTGAAGTTATTACTGAATTATATGCtgatttaagagaaaaagcTGCTAAATATTCACAtaacaaaattatacaaGGTGTTACACCAAGAACTTTAGAAGCTATTATTCGTATAGCTTCTTCTCATGCTAAATTAAAACTAAATAGATATGTAACAAGCGTAGATGttaattatgcaaaaaaattattaatgtaTACTTTATTTGGTGAAGAAATTGTAGAATCAGAAGATGAATCAGAAGATGATGAAGAGGAGGATTATGacgatgatgatgatgatgatgaggAATACCTTCACAAaccacaaaataaaaaaaataaaaccaaatcaaaaaaaagaactGCTGAAAAACAAACTACtagtagaaaaaaaaagaaaacaagTAAATCGGCAGATAACCAGGATAATGACAATCCAATGCTAGATGACCAACAACCTCCTAGTGCTAAAGCTACCCCACTTGATGTTAAGGAGATAGAGAGATTGATCGTCGAAAATGTCACTCTCAATGACCCCGGAGATGGATTGCGTGATGAGGCCCTCCTCGATTTG ATCATCTTGGGCAACAAAGATAAAATGCCCCAACTAGCCAAGCTGGATATCTCGACCCTTCGCAAAATTATTAACTCCTTGAACGAAATGGACGGTGCACCAATTTATTATGTCAAAAAGGACAAAATTGTCTATAAATGCTGA